The Haloplanus natans DSM 17983 DNA segment ACGCAACCGGGCAGGGGCGGCGTGGGGGACGTTCCTCCGAATGCTCCAATACAAGTGCGAGCGCGAAGGAACGCACTTCGTCGCAGTTGACCCGAAAGATACGACGAAGGAGTGTGCGTCTTGCGGTGTCAAGACGGACAAACCTCTGTGGGTTCGTGAACACTCGTGTCCGGCATGTGGGTTCGAAGCGGACAGGGACGCGAATGCGGCGTGGAATATTCTTTCTCGCGGCCTTGAAAAAGTAGGAGTGGGATACTCCGAATCAACGTCACCAGAAATCAAAGATTTCTGGTTGGCGAACGAATCGCAGAGCGATTCGTCAACGCCTGTGGAGACTGCGCTCCCTGCGGATACACCCGTATCTGCAAAGCGCGTCGTTGAAACAGGAAGCCCCACCCTCAAGGAGCGAACCGCGCAAGCGGTGAGCGAGTAGGGTGGGGTAGTTCACCCGTTTGGGACCGAGAGCGGACCGTTCTCACACGCAAGAATCGACGACGGGCGACCGTCGATCAGACCAACAATTCGCTCCCGAGGACGATCAGGCCGACGCCGACGAACACGACCCCGAGCGCCCGCTCCATGAGGTCACTGGGGAGGTACTTGCCGATTCGGGTCCCGATGGTGCCACCGACGAGGACGCCGGGGATCGACCACGCCACGACGTACCAGACGGGTGTCGCCGCGAGTGCGTGGACGATGGCGCCGGCCAACGCAGCGATAGCGAGGACGAACACGCTCGTCGCGATTGCCACGCGAGGTGGGAGGCGACATCTAACGATGAGTTGCGTCGTCGTGATTTCGGGGAGGCCGGCGCTGATGAGTCCCGTGACGAACCCGCCGACTGTGGCCAACCCGACGCCGGGCACTCGCCAGCACGTATCGTAGCTGAACCGTTCACCGTCAGTCGTCTCGATGACCGTCTTCCCCCGTCCCGTGTTCTTTCGTTCGAGGAACTCGTTTTCTTCCTCGCCGGGAACGCACTCCTCCGGCGGCTTATAGTAGACGAGGAAGGCGCCGAGTCCGAGGAGACCGACGCCGAAAGCGAGCGTCAGGAGCGTCGTCGGGACGTAGTGCGCCGCGAGCGCACCCGCGACGACGGAGGGGACGGCCCCGAGGAGCAGCCACTTCGCCGTCGCGTAGTCGACGACGTTCTGACGGACGTAGTTCAGGAGGCCGTTCCCCATGCCGAACACCTCGGTCATGAGCCCGGCCCCGATGGCCTGTGCGGGCGACAGGCCGACGACGAGAATGAAGAAGGGGCTGAAAAAGAGGGCACCCGAGACGCCCGAGGAGAGCGCAATCATCGAAAAGAGGATCGAGACGGGGAACACCCACCAGTGCGCGAGGAACTGCTCGACGGGAAACCCGCCGGGAACCGGGAGACTCGTGAGTAGCGAATCAGCCATCCCGACATCGAGTGTTCCAAGCGCGACGAGCGGAATCCCCGCTCCGAGTACGGCGACGCGGTGCAAAGCACCGACGGCGCGATCATCCATCATGTATGTCACCGGCGGTTCATCGAGCAGTCACGCGTCATCGAATAACTCCGCCACGGTGTCAGGATCGGGATGCCAGCCGACGAACTCGCCGCCTTCGAAGGGCAGATCGACGGACGCGATGTAGTTGCACAGGCCGACGTAGAAGTCGATGAGGAGGCCGATCGCGACGATCTCCGCCGACGAGTAGTGCCGTTCCAGCGCGTCGTGGATGGGGTCGGTCACGGTCCCCGATTCGACTGCGCGGGCGTACTGGAGCAGGACGAACTCCGCGTCCTCGAACGGCGAGAGGTCGTCGCCACCGATGGCCTGCATCTCCTCGATAGTAACGCCCTTGTCGCGGGCGATGTCGACGTGCTGGTGCCACTCGTATCGGGCGCCGCGTGCTCGCGCCACGGTGAGGATGACCAGTTCCTTGCGGCGCTGGCCGATCTGTTCGTACAGCGTGTTCAGATACTCGAGCGTCGCCTCGAGAACCTCCGGATTGTGTGCCCAGGCCCGGAAGATGTGGCGGTCGCCGAGGTAGTCGTCCGTGAACAGGTAGTGGAACTCCTCCGGGATTTCGTCCAGTTCGAGTAGTGGTAATCGTGTCATGTGATTCGTGGATCTGTGGTGTGGTCGATGACGATACTCTCCAGTGATTCACGCGAGGATGCCGGCTCCAGGGAGCCCCCCCAGGACGACGCCGTAGACGACGTGGACGGTCCCGAAGGTCATCATCATGTCACGGTCGGGTTCCATGCCGATGATCAACCGCATCCAGAACACCATCCCGCCGATCATCAGGACGATGCCGTAGACAAGTCCGAGGTCGGCCGCGATGGCCACGGAGTCGAGACTGAGCCCGAGAAGCGGGACGCCAAGCGCGAAGACGGCGCCCGCGACGACGCCGTAGACCGTATGAAGGATCATCCCAGGCATGGCGTGGTCGTCCGGCTCGCCACCGGCGAATTTCGCGACGAGAGCCGCCGTCGGCGGTGGGCCGCCATCGCCCAGCAGCATCATCACGGCGGTCATGACGATCGTCGCGAGCAGTCCTCCGGCCAAGCCGGCGGTGATAGAGGCCATCGTACAGGTTTCGATACGACAGACGTGTATTAAACCGAAGCGCGAGCGTTTAACGCCGGCACACACTCGGGATAATTGGTTTACATACCCCTGCCGACAGTCGTCGTATGGCTGTAGACCAGCAAGCGTACGAAGTCGTCGTCGTCGGTGGCGGACCAGCAGGGCTCTCGACGGCGCTGTACAGCGTGCGACTCGGGCACGAGACGGCGCTCGTCGACCGTGGCGGCGGCCGGGCGGCGATGATGAAAGACGTCCACAACCTCGTCGGAACGACCGAAGAGACGAGCGGAATGGAGCTCCTGGGGATCGGGAAGGAGCAACTGAAGGAGTACGGCTGTACGGTACTCTCGGATCGAATCGGATCGGCCGGCCGGACCGACGACGACCGGTTCCGTCTGTGTGGGACCGACGTGGACTACGTTGCCGACGCGGTCACGCTGGCAATGGGCATGAACGACGTGCGACCGGACCCGCCGCTCCCTCGGACCGGTCGCGGGCTCCACTACTGCCTCCACTGTGACGCACACATGTTCGCGGACGAGTCCGTGTACGTGATGGGGTACGGCGAGAGCGCGGCGCACGTCGCCGCCATTCTGCTCAACTTCACCGACGAGGTCGACCTGCTGACTCGAGGTGACGAGCCAGAGTGGAGCGACGAGACCGACGAGATGCTCGAAACACATCCGATCGACGTTGTTCACGAGGACGTGACCGGCGTCCAGAACGGGAGCGACGGCTGGTTAAAAACGCTGGAATTCGAAGATGGAGCCGTCCGCGAGTACAAGGGCGGCTTCGCGCTGTACGGCGCCGACTACAACAGCGGGCTCGCGACCGACCTCGGCTGTGAATTGAACGACGACGGGACCGTGGAGGTGGACGACCACGGGCGGACGAGCGTCGACGGCGTCTACGCGGTCGGCGACCTCACTCCCGGCCACAACCAGGTGCCGATCGCGCTGGGAGACGGCGCGAAAGCGGGGATTTCGATCCACTGGACGTTGCGGGATTTCCCGCGCGACCCCGACCTCGTCGAGGAACAGGGGCCCGTTCGAAGCGACGAGGTTCCCGGAATGCCCGATGAACTCCTCGAACAGGCTACCGAGTTCCACACGTACGACTCATAGTAGCCTTTGTAAGTCAGAGCGCGCCTGATCGCACGCAGTCCTGCAATCAGGTGTGCAAACCGTTCCAAAGGCTACTATAGGCGTCTCAACGCGCACGTCTCGTCGCCGACTGCCGGGAGCCACGTACGTATCGAACCGTGTAGTCCGTACACCACTGTGGAGCAGCGACAGACACCCGCCGAGTGTTTATTTTTACGCTCGACGCATATGTCGTCGGGAGAGACCCGTCACACGCTCTCCCCCACTACGCGACGATGGCAGGAGACCATCCATCCGGCTGCTGTCCGAACTGCGGACACGACATCCGACCCGTGGACCATCCGATTTCGTACGAACGCTCGGATCGGTCGGTCGGCGTGTTCGCTGAATGCCCCTCGTGTGGCGCCGTCGTCGAACCTGAAGAAAACTCATCACGGGGCACGGAATCGTGAGGCGGACTACTGTTGAATCCGCGGTCGATGTCCGCAACGGTCGCCACACCGCAGAATCTCGGCAGGGTCACGAACGACCCAGCCTCGTGCAACGACGCCGCACGCCTGCCGGGCCTATATACACCCTCGCCGTTCGGGTAGGAATGCAATGCTTGTCGTCCATGCGACGTTTCCGATCGATCCGAACCACCGCGACCGAGCGGTCGAACTGATGCGAGAGCTGGCCGAACACTCCCGGGCGGAGGACGGAATCATCGACTACCGGGTCAACACGGATATCGACGACCCGAACCTGTTCAGATTCGTCGAACAGTACGAGAGCGAAGCGGCGTTCGGCGCACACGTCGAGACGGATCATTTCGGCGAGTTCGAGGCGGCACTCCCCGAGTTGCTCGACGGAGAGCCGGACGTAACCCGATTCGATGTCGAGAGCGTCAGCGAGGTCGAACTCTAGCTTCCCGGCCGTATGCCGACCGAGAGAGTGCAACTCTCGAAAACCACGTTCCGTGGAGCCCAATCCCTAACCGACGGGCCTCGAAGGCACCGTCTCGATCCGGTCCCGGCAGGGACTATTTAAATCGACGGGGACAGCGTACGCGGGTTGCACAGCCACGCGTCCCCTATATTCGACGCCCACGTACCGACAACCGGAATGACGAAAGCAGCAGTTATCATCCTCGCAGGCACCGACTCGCACGCCGACCAAGGCCGTCTCGCAAACGGCCTCGAAACGGCCAAGGAGTTCGCCGAGACCGAGGGCGACGATGTCGAACTCATCTTCGACGGTGCTGGGACGCAGTGGATTCCCGAACTCGAAGACGAAGACAGCGACTACCACGAACTCTATCGGACAGTTCGCAACGACACGTCCGTCTGTGACTACTGTGCCGGTGCGTTCGGCGTCGACGACGTCGTCAACGATGCCGGACTGGTAACACTCGACGACCACGACGGGCACCCGAGCATTCGGTCGCTCGTCGCCGACGGGTACGAAGTTATTACGTTCTGAGACGGATCGGCGTAACTGTCTGTCGGTAGTTCGCCAGACCCTCCTGGCGAATACCGGTGAGGACGGACCATCATCACGGAGATCATCCGCGCGAACGGGTGGGAAATAGACATCGCGGAGTCGTAAACGGGCGAGTCCCGATTCGAGGTCGTGATCGAGGAGTCGTGAACGCCGTTTCATACGGTTTATTGTGAGTCAGTACCGGCGGTTCGCCGGACCATCTCGGCGAACCGCTCGTAAACAGTTACAATAATCCGTATCACACGGCACCC contains these protein-coding regions:
- a CDS encoding putative quinol monooxygenase, whose amino-acid sequence is MLVVHATFPIDPNHRDRAVELMRELAEHSRAEDGIIDYRVNTDIDDPNLFRFVEQYESEAAFGAHVETDHFGEFEAALPELLDGEPDVTRFDVESVSEVEL
- a CDS encoding carboxymuconolactone decarboxylase family protein, with the protein product MTRLPLLELDEIPEEFHYLFTDDYLGDRHIFRAWAHNPEVLEATLEYLNTLYEQIGQRRKELVILTVARARGARYEWHQHVDIARDKGVTIEEMQAIGGDDLSPFEDAEFVLLQYARAVESGTVTDPIHDALERHYSSAEIVAIGLLIDFYVGLCNYIASVDLPFEGGEFVGWHPDPDTVAELFDDA
- a CDS encoding DUF7837 family putative zinc-binding protein, which codes for MAGDHPSGCCPNCGHDIRPVDHPISYERSDRSVGVFAECPSCGAVVEPEENSSRGTES
- a CDS encoding DsrE family protein → MTKAAVIILAGTDSHADQGRLANGLETAKEFAETEGDDVELIFDGAGTQWIPELEDEDSDYHELYRTVRNDTSVCDYCAGAFGVDDVVNDAGLVTLDDHDGHPSIRSLVADGYEVITF
- a CDS encoding NAD(P)/FAD-dependent oxidoreductase, producing MAVDQQAYEVVVVGGGPAGLSTALYSVRLGHETALVDRGGGRAAMMKDVHNLVGTTEETSGMELLGIGKEQLKEYGCTVLSDRIGSAGRTDDDRFRLCGTDVDYVADAVTLAMGMNDVRPDPPLPRTGRGLHYCLHCDAHMFADESVYVMGYGESAAHVAAILLNFTDEVDLLTRGDEPEWSDETDEMLETHPIDVVHEDVTGVQNGSDGWLKTLEFEDGAVREYKGGFALYGADYNSGLATDLGCELNDDGTVEVDDHGRTSVDGVYAVGDLTPGHNQVPIALGDGAKAGISIHWTLRDFPRDPDLVEEQGPVRSDEVPGMPDELLEQATEFHTYDS
- a CDS encoding sulfite exporter TauE/SafE family protein — protein: MADSLLTSLPVPGGFPVEQFLAHWWVFPVSILFSMIALSSGVSGALFFSPFFILVVGLSPAQAIGAGLMTEVFGMGNGLLNYVRQNVVDYATAKWLLLGAVPSVVAGALAAHYVPTTLLTLAFGVGLLGLGAFLVYYKPPEECVPGEEENEFLERKNTGRGKTVIETTDGERFSYDTCWRVPGVGLATVGGFVTGLISAGLPEITTTQLIVRCRLPPRVAIATSVFVLAIAALAGAIVHALAATPVWYVVAWSIPGVLVGGTIGTRIGKYLPSDLMERALGVVFVGVGLIVLGSELLV